In a single window of the Rhizobium tropici CIAT 899 genome:
- a CDS encoding aldo/keto reductase, producing MSGQQLIRAIGSSGVSASAVGLGTWAIGGWMWGGTDEAESIVAIHASLDAGVRLIDTAPAYGLGRSEEIVGKALAGRRDKAVIATKCGLVWHTEKGRHFFDQDGQPVHRYLGRAAIFHEVEESLRRLGTDYIDLYITHWQDPTTPIEETMRALEDLKTSGKIRAIGASNVSAAELEAYVSIGGLDAIQERFSMLDREIEADLLQLSRANGISTLSYSSLALGLLSGAIGPERIFSGDDQRRDNPRFSVSNREKAFAFAAAIRPVADRHKASIAQIVIAWTLAQPGVTFALCGARNPAQALDNARAGTIRLDADDQAAIDAAISTKLTDMDR from the coding sequence ATGAGCGGGCAACAATTAATACGCGCTATAGGCAGCTCAGGCGTCAGCGCCTCGGCAGTCGGTCTCGGGACATGGGCAATCGGCGGTTGGATGTGGGGAGGCACGGACGAGGCGGAATCGATCGTGGCGATCCATGCGTCACTGGATGCCGGTGTCAGGCTGATCGATACCGCGCCGGCCTACGGCCTCGGACGATCGGAAGAGATCGTTGGTAAGGCGCTTGCCGGCCGTCGCGACAAGGCTGTCATCGCGACCAAATGCGGCCTCGTATGGCACACCGAGAAGGGCAGGCATTTCTTCGATCAGGATGGCCAGCCGGTTCACCGCTATCTTGGTCGCGCCGCGATCTTCCACGAAGTCGAGGAAAGCCTGCGGCGTCTCGGCACCGATTATATCGACCTCTATATTACCCATTGGCAAGACCCGACGACGCCGATCGAGGAGACGATGCGCGCCCTCGAGGACCTGAAGACGTCAGGCAAGATCCGCGCGATCGGCGCCAGCAATGTCAGCGCCGCCGAGCTCGAAGCCTATGTTTCAATCGGCGGTCTCGATGCCATCCAGGAACGCTTCAGCATGCTCGACCGAGAGATCGAGGCCGATCTGCTGCAGCTCAGCCGGGCGAACGGCATCTCGACGCTCAGCTATTCCTCTCTGGCGCTCGGTCTTCTTTCCGGTGCGATCGGGCCTGAGCGCATCTTTTCCGGTGACGACCAACGGCGCGACAATCCGCGTTTTTCCGTTTCCAACCGTGAGAAAGCGTTCGCCTTTGCGGCTGCCATCCGACCCGTTGCCGATCGGCACAAGGCCAGCATTGCCCAGATCGTCATAGCCTGGACGCTTGCCCAGCCCGGCGTCACCTTTGCTCTTTGCGGTGCGCGCAACCCAGCGCAGGCGCTCGACAATGCAAGGGCCGGAACCATTCGGTTGGACGCGGACGATCAAGCAGCCATCGATGCAGCCATTTCAACGAAACTGACCGATATGGACAGGTAA
- a CDS encoding FGGY-family carbohydrate kinase has protein sequence MADYLLGLDAGNTVIKAVIFDREGNEIAAAAEEGHSRMPCAGQVERGLDELWANARKVIRNCIEQAAIQPQDIAAVGCAGHGNGLYALDRDGQPLLGIQSLDTRAAGLVEQWQAQGVGDRTYPIGQQRPWPSQTPTLLAWLKQHRPETFARIGTVFLCKDFIVNRLTGMRVSEVSDMTGCGLLDVANRRYDRVLMEAYGLGDCMELLPPLIESADIAGHITEEAASQTGLAVGTPVVGGLFDVIASAIGSGVTRTGDASIIAGTWSINQVIIDRPQLAGPIFMSSTFDRERYMAIESSATSAANLEWLVREFFSAVPADGGSPFDLCGELAAAIVPAADDPLYHPFLYGAQQDGNARAGFYGVAGWHSKGHLVRAVLEGVAFGHRQHIETMRRAGAVFNDAVLSGGGSRSLIWPQIFADVLGLPVSIARSRETGALGAAIAAGTGAGIFADFTAGAASMVRMERSYVPNRHLEAHYERRYGLYRDMAEAMAPIWRRLATGNEPIAGAIK, from the coding sequence ATGGCAGATTATCTCTTGGGGCTCGACGCCGGCAACACCGTCATCAAGGCGGTGATCTTTGACCGGGAGGGCAACGAAATCGCGGCGGCGGCAGAAGAGGGCCATAGCCGCATGCCATGTGCCGGACAGGTGGAGCGCGGGCTCGACGAGCTTTGGGCCAATGCCCGCAAGGTCATCCGCAATTGCATCGAACAGGCCGCGATCCAACCGCAGGATATTGCCGCGGTGGGCTGTGCCGGCCACGGAAACGGGCTTTATGCGCTCGATCGTGATGGTCAGCCGCTGCTCGGCATTCAGTCGCTGGATACGCGCGCGGCTGGCCTTGTCGAGCAATGGCAGGCTCAAGGCGTCGGCGACCGCACCTATCCGATCGGCCAGCAGCGGCCCTGGCCGTCGCAGACGCCAACACTGCTCGCCTGGCTAAAACAGCATCGGCCCGAGACCTTCGCAAGAATTGGGACGGTCTTCCTGTGCAAGGACTTCATCGTCAATCGGCTCACCGGCATGCGGGTCAGCGAAGTCTCGGATATGACCGGCTGCGGCCTGCTTGATGTCGCCAATCGCCGCTACGATCGCGTGTTGATGGAGGCCTATGGCCTTGGCGACTGCATGGAGCTTCTGCCGCCGTTGATCGAGAGCGCCGATATCGCAGGGCACATCACCGAAGAGGCCGCCAGTCAGACAGGGCTTGCCGTCGGCACGCCCGTCGTCGGTGGTCTGTTCGATGTCATCGCGTCGGCCATCGGCTCCGGCGTCACACGGACTGGGGACGCCTCGATCATCGCGGGAACCTGGAGCATTAATCAGGTCATCATCGACAGGCCGCAACTGGCAGGCCCCATCTTCATGTCCTCTACTTTCGACCGGGAGCGCTATATGGCGATCGAGTCCAGCGCCACTTCGGCTGCGAACCTCGAATGGCTGGTGCGGGAATTCTTCTCTGCTGTTCCGGCGGATGGAGGCTCGCCCTTTGATCTTTGCGGCGAGCTTGCCGCCGCTATTGTGCCGGCGGCGGACGATCCACTCTATCATCCCTTTCTCTACGGCGCTCAGCAGGACGGCAATGCCCGCGCCGGCTTCTATGGGGTTGCCGGTTGGCATAGCAAGGGGCACCTTGTGCGCGCTGTCTTGGAAGGGGTCGCCTTCGGTCATCGCCAGCATATAGAGACGATGCGCCGGGCAGGAGCCGTCTTCAACGACGCCGTGCTTTCTGGCGGTGGTTCCCGAAGTTTGATCTGGCCGCAGATATTTGCCGATGTGCTGGGACTGCCGGTGTCGATCGCACGCTCGCGCGAGACCGGTGCGCTCGGGGCAGCGATCGCGGCGGGAACCGGCGCCGGTATCTTTGCGGATTTTACAGCGGGCGCGGCCTCGATGGTGCGAATGGAGCGCAGCTACGTTCCAAACAGGCATCTGGAAGCGCATTATGAGCGGCGCTACGGCCTCTACCGCGATATGGCCGAAGCGATGGCCCCGATCTGGCGACGCCTTGCCACGGGCAACGAACCGATCGCAGGAGCCATAAAATGA
- a CDS encoding sugar-binding transcriptional regulator — protein MPIAKPKSPSAPREEIVIARQMHQALVLHFLEGLTQAQIADQLGLSHATVNRLIKRGRQLGLVEIKIKSPVEPLVDMEEQLLALGGISRAIVVPTVSDNLQTTLQTVGEAAARLLLEQIVDGDTICITGGKGVSAVVAGLQTSRRFDVAVVPATGCVQGKHYTDVNHVSTMMADQLGGHSFQIHAPLFADSAAERDMLINMRSVADVFRQAREAKVAVVGIGSILSDDSSYYDLHPSSSTDRAAIERSGASCELLAHLLDDRGSVCDYSLNRSLVSLTLAEFASIPTKIGVASGPNKAGPILSVMRGHHLDTLVTDEATGARVLALAKGEGQRA, from the coding sequence ATGCCGATTGCAAAGCCGAAATCCCCATCCGCGCCTCGCGAGGAGATCGTCATCGCGCGCCAGATGCACCAGGCTCTCGTTCTCCATTTCCTCGAAGGCTTGACGCAGGCGCAAATCGCCGATCAGCTCGGCCTCTCGCATGCGACCGTCAACCGACTGATCAAGCGTGGCCGCCAGCTCGGTCTCGTCGAGATCAAGATCAAATCCCCGGTCGAACCCTTGGTCGACATGGAAGAGCAGCTTCTCGCCCTTGGTGGCATCAGCCGCGCCATCGTGGTACCGACGGTATCCGATAATCTGCAGACGACGCTGCAGACCGTGGGCGAAGCCGCAGCCCGGCTGCTTCTCGAACAGATTGTGGATGGCGACACCATCTGCATCACCGGCGGCAAGGGTGTCAGCGCGGTCGTGGCCGGCCTTCAGACGTCGCGCCGCTTCGATGTTGCCGTCGTCCCCGCAACCGGCTGTGTTCAGGGCAAGCATTATACCGATGTGAACCACGTCTCGACGATGATGGCCGACCAGCTCGGTGGCCACTCGTTCCAGATCCACGCGCCTCTCTTCGCCGATAGCGCGGCTGAACGCGACATGCTGATCAACATGCGTTCTGTCGCCGACGTCTTCAGGCAGGCGCGAGAGGCCAAGGTCGCGGTCGTCGGCATCGGTTCCATTCTCTCCGACGACTCAAGCTATTATGACCTGCATCCCTCTTCTAGTACCGATCGCGCGGCAATCGAGCGTTCCGGCGCTTCATGCGAGTTGCTGGCCCATCTGCTCGATGACCGCGGCAGCGTCTGCGACTACAGCCTCAACCGGTCGCTGGTCTCGCTCACCCTTGCGGAATTTGCGTCGATCCCAACGAAGATCGGTGTGGCCAGTGGTCCGAACAAGGCAGGACCGATCCTCAGCGTCATGCGCGGTCATCATCTCGATACGCTGGTAACGGACGAGGCGACCGGAGCGCGCGTGCTTGCGCTGGCAAAGGGGGAGGGACAACGCGCATGA
- a CDS encoding glycerol-3-phosphate dehydrogenase/oxidase — MNREETLDGLRRSSKVDVCVIGGGINGISVFRELALQGLHVLLVEKHDYCSGASAALSRMVHGGLRYLENGEFKLVQESLVERDRLLRNAPHYVAPLPTTVPVFDIFSGLGNGLVRFLGLSRRPSRRGAIAIKAGLGIYDFLTRKRAMMPRHQFRGRRSTLAKWPALNSGIKSSATYYDAWVSHPERLGIELLDDGLSSGSRALNYADIGATGAGRYLVHDTITGSSVTIEPSLIINATGGWIDITNGMLLKPETRTVPLVGGTKGSHLIIDNTALYNALAGHMIYYENEDGRICILFPYLGKVLVGSTDIRIDDPDSVRCEADERDYILQSLSFVLPDIKIRPEEVSFQFSGVRPLPASTDSFTGRIPRDHFCTVVDAADGGPSVVCMIGGKWTTFRSFGELAADLALERLGKERRISTADRAIGGGRRFPLDRAAWIAQVATEKGIPGSRMAVLFARYGTQAEAIAGFIATASDRPMPHPDYSERELIFLIRNEAVEHLDDLLLRRTTLAISGNLSQQMMDATLDLLAKEKAWTPAERSAERERFLTLLRDRHGVTESTLSERNEQRSLECETTAKSG; from the coding sequence ATGAATCGTGAAGAGACGTTGGACGGGCTTCGCCGGAGCTCGAAGGTGGACGTGTGTGTCATCGGCGGCGGCATCAACGGCATCAGCGTCTTCCGCGAGCTGGCGCTGCAGGGGCTTCACGTGCTTCTGGTCGAGAAGCATGATTATTGCTCCGGGGCGAGCGCTGCACTATCGCGCATGGTGCATGGCGGCCTTCGCTATCTTGAGAATGGCGAGTTCAAGCTGGTACAGGAATCGCTCGTCGAGCGTGACCGGCTGCTGCGCAATGCTCCACACTATGTCGCCCCGCTGCCGACGACGGTGCCGGTCTTCGACATCTTCTCCGGGCTCGGCAACGGATTGGTCCGCTTCCTGGGATTGTCACGCCGGCCCAGCCGCCGCGGCGCCATCGCGATCAAGGCGGGACTCGGTATCTATGACTTCCTGACGCGCAAGCGGGCGATGATGCCGCGCCATCAGTTTCGCGGTCGGCGCAGCACGCTCGCCAAGTGGCCGGCGCTCAATTCCGGCATCAAGAGTTCCGCCACCTATTACGACGCCTGGGTCAGCCATCCGGAGCGCCTCGGCATCGAGTTGCTGGATGACGGGCTGTCCAGCGGATCGAGGGCACTGAACTACGCGGATATCGGCGCGACAGGTGCGGGCCGATATCTCGTGCACGACACCATCACCGGCTCTTCGGTGACGATCGAGCCGTCACTCATCATCAATGCAACTGGCGGATGGATCGACATTACCAACGGCATGCTCCTTAAACCCGAAACACGGACGGTCCCTCTTGTGGGTGGAACCAAAGGGTCTCATCTCATCATCGACAATACGGCGCTCTACAATGCGCTCGCCGGCCACATGATCTATTACGAGAACGAAGATGGCCGGATCTGCATCCTGTTTCCTTACCTGGGTAAGGTTCTGGTCGGGTCGACCGATATCCGCATCGACGATCCCGACAGCGTGCGCTGCGAGGCGGACGAGCGGGACTACATCCTCCAATCCTTGTCCTTCGTTCTTCCCGATATCAAAATCCGGCCGGAAGAGGTCAGCTTCCAGTTCTCGGGCGTGCGTCCGCTACCAGCGAGCACCGACAGCTTTACTGGCCGCATCCCGCGCGATCATTTCTGCACGGTCGTCGATGCTGCCGATGGCGGCCCATCGGTGGTGTGCATGATCGGTGGCAAATGGACGACATTTCGCTCTTTCGGCGAACTTGCGGCCGATCTCGCCCTCGAGCGGCTGGGGAAAGAGCGGCGAATTTCGACAGCCGACCGCGCGATCGGCGGAGGTCGACGATTTCCGCTCGACCGTGCCGCATGGATCGCCCAGGTGGCCACTGAAAAGGGAATTCCGGGTAGCCGCATGGCCGTGCTTTTCGCTCGCTACGGCACGCAGGCCGAAGCAATCGCCGGCTTCATTGCAACAGCGTCCGACAGACCCATGCCGCATCCGGATTATTCCGAGCGCGAGCTCATCTTTCTCATCCGCAACGAAGCAGTGGAGCATCTCGACGATCTGCTGCTGAGGCGCACCACGCTTGCCATATCGGGCAACCTTTCACAGCAGATGATGGACGCGACGCTCGATCTTCTGGCCAAGGAAAAAGCCTGGACACCGGCGGAGCGGAGCGCGGAGCGCGAACGTTTCCTCACCCTGCTGCGTGACCGCCACGGCGTCACCGAAAGCACCCTTTCCGAACGAAACGAACAAAGGAGCCTAGAATGCGAAACAACAGCAAAGTCCGGATGA
- a CDS encoding response regulator — translation MVDDFAEKSPKIISGDGRQLLVLIAEDEFLIKADLEDVVRDAGFEHFALSNADEAILALEEDSARFCALITDIKMPGAANGWDLARRARELQPHMPVIYMTGDSAQDWAAQGVPNSILLQKPFVHAQLVTALTTLLNDAATSTVGQ, via the coding sequence ATGGTCGATGATTTCGCCGAGAAATCTCCCAAAATCATCAGCGGAGACGGGCGTCAGCTGCTTGTTCTTATCGCTGAAGATGAATTCCTCATAAAAGCAGATCTCGAAGATGTCGTGAGGGATGCGGGCTTCGAGCATTTCGCCCTTTCGAATGCGGACGAGGCTATCCTTGCTTTGGAAGAGGATTCGGCCCGCTTTTGCGCCCTGATAACCGATATAAAGATGCCAGGAGCGGCAAACGGTTGGGATTTGGCTCGGCGAGCCCGGGAATTACAGCCACACATGCCGGTGATATATATGACTGGCGACAGCGCCCAAGACTGGGCAGCCCAAGGCGTTCCTAACAGCATTTTGCTTCAGAAGCCTTTCGTTCATGCCCAACTCGTCACAGCGTTGACCACTCTTCTTAACGATGCTGCTACGAGCACGGTCGGCCAATAG
- a CDS encoding class I fructose-bisphosphate aldolase has product MRNNSKVRMNRLFNGGRCLDVAIDHGVCNEPSFLNGLEDMPAVVETLVKAAPDAIQMNYGQADLLQNVAAKDKPALVMRIDMGNPYNRTRHRHMWAVLQNEAEPLIGAIEMDAACVVVNLFMLPDEPDLFRQCVQNIARVRADCDKYGLPLMIEPLVMQPVDTAGGYMVDGDADKIVTLTRLAREMGADIVKADPTTNAEDFHRVVEAARCPVLVRGGGKEDLRAVFDKSAALMRQGAVGMVYGRNIYQHANPSAVVRGLMAIIHDDASGEDAFALYQRG; this is encoded by the coding sequence ATGCGAAACAACAGCAAAGTCCGGATGAACCGGCTGTTCAATGGCGGCCGCTGCCTGGATGTGGCCATCGATCACGGTGTCTGCAACGAACCGTCCTTCCTCAATGGTCTCGAAGACATGCCGGCCGTCGTCGAGACCCTGGTGAAGGCAGCACCCGACGCAATCCAGATGAATTACGGGCAGGCAGATCTGCTGCAGAATGTTGCGGCCAAGGATAAGCCGGCGCTTGTGATGCGTATCGACATGGGAAACCCCTATAACCGTACGCGGCATCGGCATATGTGGGCGGTGCTCCAGAACGAAGCTGAGCCTTTGATCGGCGCAATCGAGATGGATGCGGCCTGCGTCGTCGTCAATCTCTTCATGCTGCCCGACGAGCCAGATCTGTTTCGCCAATGCGTGCAGAATATTGCGCGTGTGCGCGCCGATTGCGATAAATACGGCCTGCCGCTGATGATCGAACCGCTTGTCATGCAGCCGGTAGACACGGCTGGCGGCTACATGGTCGACGGTGACGCCGACAAGATCGTCACCTTGACGCGGCTTGCCCGCGAGATGGGAGCGGATATCGTCAAGGCCGACCCAACGACGAATGCGGAGGATTTTCACAGGGTGGTCGAGGCGGCCCGTTGCCCGGTCCTGGTGCGCGGCGGCGGCAAGGAAGACCTTCGCGCCGTCTTCGATAAATCGGCGGCCTTGATGCGACAGGGCGCCGTGGGCATGGTCTATGGACGCAATATCTATCAGCATGCCAATCCGAGCGCTGTCGTGCGCGGGCTGATGGCGATCATACATGACGATGCCAGCGGCGAGGACGCCTTCGCGCTTTACCAGCGCGGCTGA
- a CDS encoding ABC transporter permease: MTDHALAVTKERAFSRRKLGTMREAGLIAIILTLCILMSFASPHFLTLGNFRAMLMSFSVEGIVVVGMTILLIVGGIDLSVGSVVCFSMVLSGSLFLMGVDPWSASLIGILASALIGCAMGFFVTVIGLNHFITSLAAMVIVRGICLIITKGTPLSLFTLPPSFKAVGQGTLYGIPYVILIFVAVVAIFDFLLRRATAFRKVFYTGSNEKAALYSGIKTNQVKFWVTVLCATLSGVAGVIYMSRFGAATPTFGVGMELNIIAAAVIGGASLSGGSGTILGAILGIALLSVVSSSLILLNVSVYWQDMIKGCILLTAVSIDHFLHKRKIA; this comes from the coding sequence ATGACAGATCACGCATTGGCGGTGACGAAGGAGCGCGCTTTCTCCCGGAGGAAGCTTGGAACAATGCGGGAAGCAGGGCTGATCGCCATTATTCTTACCCTCTGCATCCTCATGAGTTTTGCCTCTCCGCACTTTCTTACGCTCGGCAATTTCAGGGCGATGCTGATGTCGTTCTCGGTAGAGGGGATTGTCGTCGTCGGCATGACGATCCTTCTGATCGTCGGTGGCATAGATCTCTCCGTCGGGTCGGTCGTTTGCTTCTCGATGGTCCTGTCGGGATCGCTGTTCCTGATGGGCGTGGACCCATGGAGCGCCTCGCTGATCGGCATTCTCGCCAGCGCGCTGATCGGCTGTGCCATGGGCTTCTTCGTCACCGTCATCGGCCTTAATCACTTCATCACGTCGCTGGCCGCCATGGTGATCGTGCGGGGCATCTGCCTCATCATCACCAAGGGAACTCCGCTCTCGCTGTTCACGCTGCCCCCTTCTTTCAAGGCCGTCGGGCAAGGCACGCTCTATGGCATCCCCTATGTGATCCTGATTTTTGTCGCTGTTGTCGCCATCTTCGATTTCCTGCTGAGGCGTGCAACGGCTTTCCGCAAGGTCTTCTACACTGGCAGCAATGAGAAGGCGGCGCTTTACTCCGGGATCAAGACCAACCAGGTCAAGTTCTGGGTTACCGTCCTCTGCGCGACGCTGTCGGGGGTTGCCGGCGTCATCTATATGTCGCGGTTTGGTGCTGCTACCCCGACCTTCGGCGTCGGAATGGAGCTCAATATCATCGCGGCGGCCGTTATCGGCGGCGCATCCTTGAGCGGCGGCTCCGGCACGATCCTCGGCGCCATCCTCGGCATTGCGCTTCTGTCGGTGGTCTCGAGCTCGCTGATCCTGCTCAATGTATCGGTCTATTGGCAGGACATGATCAAAGGCTGCATTCTCCTGACTGCTGTTTCCATCGACCATTTCCTTCATAAGCGGAAGATTGCCTGA